From Theropithecus gelada isolate Dixy chromosome 5, Tgel_1.0, whole genome shotgun sequence:
GAAAACCTTGATAGGCTTTTATTTCCCTCTTTAAACAGGTCAGGAAGTCGAGGTTCAGGGAGGTTAAATCTGCCTAAATTCATAAACTTCATAATTGGTAGAACTGAGATGTAGACCCATATTTGAGCCCAAAGCTCGCTCTTTGTCATCACAACATGTAGCATTGAGTgtaggaaatgaaggaaaaggaaacaatggTGATTCTGGTTTTCAGTATGAGAACCAGAAAACTGGTGGTACCCTGGGCTAACAAGGGATTCATAACTTCAGTGTGACAACCTCGGTTTTAGTTATATTAAGTTTAAGGAGCTTGTGATACATTGGATAGGAGAGTTCATTATGTCACTGGAAAAGTAGAGCTTGATGTGCACATGTTAACATTTGGAACTTCGGAAATAAGCCAGAGAAGGTGGAGAGGATGATAGGGGATGTGTCAACCACTCCTTTCAGAAATCTAGTCTGTGTTTTCTAATGTGGCTAAGGATTGGAAGTGAGTTTCTAACAGTTTATTTTGACAATTTGAATGGAAAAAAAGTTGACTTTTGTACATCATTTTCTTGGAGATGATTATTTTGCTGTTACTGATACTATTGAAGTTGACataatttcatgttttctcaTTAGTCTTTTCCAGTATTTTGCTCCATATCAacttttttgtgtatcttttactgtattatataattgtatactCTGTTCTGGTTTGGTCTTTGTATTGATAACAAATGCTCCTCCAAACGAATtttgaaatcaactttttttttttttttaactgcaggaGTGAAGGGGAAGCAATGCGGAAATCGGAGGGCTCTGGAGGTACACAGTTGAAAAACAGAGCAAGAGGTACAGAGCTTTGTGTTTTAAGTGAAGAGGCCAAGTTTGTTAATGGCACTTTATGTGTTACAGATGGATGCAAGGTGAACTTTATTGCTTTTACCTGGTTTTTTATTGATGTTCTGTTTTGTCCAGGTGACTATGATCAGAGGACATCATCAAGCACACAGATAAAACACAGGAATGCAGTTCAAGGAAGCAAATCCTCACTGTCAACCAGTTCTCCAGAGTCTGCAAGAAAACTTCATCCTCGACCAAGTGATAAACTGAACCCTAAAACAATTAACCCGGTAGGTCCAAAACTACTCCTAACTCAGTagattttttaaaggcatttcaCACAGTATTCAACAATTCTGGATGCTGTCTTGAGTTTTGTCCCTTTACTAGTTTTGAGCTAATGATGAGGAACGGCCTGTGGTTATGATGATGAGGTACTGAGATAATCAGTCACATGTGGGAGTGAGTATGGAGGTAAGGAGACACAGAAGTTAACCTCTTTGGGTTATCGCATTGTAGTGCATAGAAAATTGCACTTTAGCTTTAGATTTTATTTGCAGTGTTGTTTTACTTCCCAATGAATAAACTTGTATTCAGTTGCCACAGAATGCTTTTCGTGCTTCCATAGTTGCATAAAGGTCTCTGACTGTTCCTCTGTATTCTGTAAATTAGCTCCACTAGAAATCCTAATTGTAGTACTAGCCTCCTTTGCCCTTTCCTAACAATTTAATGAGATTTAATAAACATGGgatttatgtaataaaaaaagaagtgaacaCACCTGTGCAACAGCACCAGGTGTTATTTGCCCCGTGCTCAACTCAGGGTGAGATATTAGTGATTTCAGCTTTCGAAGGGAATTGTGAGAGTGGCTGAAGCTCCTGACTGACTTTGATGGTAGGTAGAGTATGGCAGGTACTTAAGGAAGTAAGGGTATAGTGAGCTCTCCAAGATGGAAGGAGTGTCTGGCTTgataaaagaaaagtgaaaaatagttGGAGCGGCTATGTTCCTTTGCTTCTTTCTGTAATCTTCAGTGTCAAGGAAATTGAATACCTGAAGAAGGCCCTAATAATCTTGTTGCTCTCACTTCCTTTGCTTATATTTAGTTGAGGGAGTTTGTGGTGACGCTTCAATTTTCTTCGTCTCTTTAAATAAGTACTTTTtgaattaataatatttaatgaccTTAGTCCTAAGTTTTAGTAAAAATTGAGGAAAGTTTTGGGAAATAGTTGAATAATTTGACCTGAGATAAGCATGTCTAAGATATGTAAAGGCTACCAATCTAAAATGAGTTGGAAGTCAGAATAATATTTACCTCTGGACGAAAGGTAGTAGAGATTTGGGAGAGGCAGTGGAGGCATCTGGTGTGCTGGAAACTTTCAGATTTTTCAACTCTGTTAATAAACAGGTGTGTTCATTTTATGTGAATTCACTATTGTGATTTATGCacattaatattttgaatatttgagtTAAACTTTTTGAAATGCTAATTCAGTATAGTATGGTATATAACATTAATGCAGAGTTGAACTATGgcctgaaattattaaaaattgaatGGGATCACATTTTTCCCTTTAGACTTGGTAAAATTTGgttaaaatcaataaaagtaatccattcataaaaaaattctgattttgtgGGACATGGAAGATGAAACCATGATTATCTCTAGAACAAAATAGAAAGGCAAAGGAATTGTTTAACATTTCAATCAGAAATGTAGTCTCTGTGGGTATTTTGAAAATTTAGGGATTATTTTCATGATCTGTAAGGGCCAAAAAGATCGTTTGCTTGTAGGTGGTAGAAGTAAAATATGTTGAGAGTATAGTACtaatttgtcttaattttttccccaatatGTGTAGCACTTTTTTCAAATACATACATCCAGGCATATATTTGTGAGAATCTTCTCCATCTTCTATTCtcttttttcaaataactttctTACCTAATATGTTtattacttgaaaataatttttaaaacttgtatttctTTGTTAGCAGAAATTGTAACTAGATAAGTGAAATATTCCTCTTGTGAATTGTTACACATAACATGGATTGAGTCCTggaaatgaatcttttttttttttttttttgagacggcatcttgccctgttgcccgtgctggagtgcagtggcatgatctgggctcactgcaagctctgcctcccggattcacgccattcgcctgccgcctcagcctcccgagtagctaggactacaggcacctgccaccatgcctggctaattttttgtatttttagtagagatggggtttcaccatgttagccaggatggtctctatctcctgacctcgtgatccacccgcctcagcctcccaaagtgctgggattacaggcttgagccaccgcgcccggccagaaatcaatcttttattataatttaacttGAATGAATTTTCTCATGTGTGCTTTTACTCAAAACTCATGCTTTTCTAGAGGAAAAAAGAGCTGATTCTAAACTttttaaggacattttaaaaCTACCACTGTGTGTGACTTGAAAAACATTATGTAGTTATGTCTTTAAAACAAGtcaatttatattttgtaattcaggcaactattttttcatttgattatatattaaaagtaccatgtgataaaatatttactttttgttcCTAAATCCTCTTTAAGTCTCTtattatattgaaattatttttgctgtGATTGTTTGATTGTTGAGATTAACCATCCCTTAAATCATCTTTGAGAGTAGGTATAAAATCAATCTATTCAGATATAGCAAAACTGAAAGGTTATGAAgttatatatctaaaagaataCATCCAGGCATGTATTTGTGAGAATCTTCTCCATCTTCAAttctctccctcctgcccagTGTAATCCTTTGTTTTTTATAGAAGCCTAAAGCTAGTTTGGAGAAATGTGACTACCTACACCATCTGTATTTGGCTGGAGGACAAAGTAGGAGATGTGCAGGAggcaaaaaacaaatatactttTCCTGTACTTAACACCCCTTCTCCATAGAGTCCTTACCTTGAAGGGTCACAGTGGGAAGAGGGTAGAACAATCAATATGTGGTTTCAGCCGCCTTCAAGCATTCTGAATCGTTAGGGGAAAAAAGATGTACAAAGTGTAGTTGTGGTATTCTAATAGTGAGAGAATTGACAATTTTTCTCAATTGTGTTGCGGGGTAGAAATGATACACTTTGATACCAGCTTGGTGGTTTGAAAAGCAAGATGGCTGTGTGCGTCTGACCTCAGAAGTATGAGTGatagtaatattttcattttttattttagtttggtGAACAGTCACGAGCGCCTTCTGCATTTGCAGCTATTTACTCTAAAGGAGGTATTCCTTGCAGGTAAAATCAATACAATTTATAACTGACCAAATTATTCAAAATCATTTGAGTAAAATCAATACAGTTTAGTTTAAATGTATTATAAGTTTTATTTACTAGTGAGGTTGAAATAAAGGTGACTGTATTCACACTTTCTTTTGGACTGTTATAGATCCCTGGATGTTGTTGAAGATAACCATTTTAATTCCAAAATACAGTTATTGGGATATATGATAAACCATCAATTAGTTTAAGAAATTTACATAAACCCTTTTTCTGAAATAAGCAATTTAAGCATTCACAGACTTGAGCAagttgcaaattaaaaaatatcctATCTTGTTGGTAAAATGAAAGTTGTCAATTTAATGAAATTGTTTCTGtttcataataaatacatatggCCGTTTTTGCTTCCTTTTGGATATAATTCTTGCTGCCTTTCTAGACAGATGTcagaactatttttttaaaaatacagactatggataatatatcattttatgatttatttctatAAAGCATTTCTTCAGAGTACATCCAGTTTTAGCCTGTTCTAGAtgatagaaaattttattttgattgtggAAAGGAttacagcatttatttatttttgttccaaAGTTAAATCTAGTTTTTTAATGGTATTTTCAGATTTGGAGTGAAAAATAAGCTCAATAAATACTCTTCAGTTTATTGTTATTTCATATTTAGATTCTGATTTGAAACCCTATTTAAAGGTTCTTAACTCTCTACTCCCCACCCCTCAACAATTTATtgttgcaaaaatgtaaaaacaattttaCAGAGACGTCTTGCTCTTATGAAAATAAGCCTAAAGGAGTCAAGAAGTTGAGAACATTACAAAGGAGTTCAGAGAAGCATTTAGGTTGATGGATTAAGTTCACTATCATGATTGTGATGACAGTTCCTTGAGTGTATTTGTACATagaaacataccaaattgtatacattaaatatgtgcagtttattgcaAATCAGTTATTCCTCAAtaaaggctgtaatcccagcactttgggaggccaaggcaggtggatcacctgaggtcaggagttcgagaccagcctgaccaacatggaggaaccccatctctactaaaaaaaaaaaggcaagccgggtgtggtggcacatgcctgtaatcccagctactcaggaggctgaggcaggaaaattgcttgaacctgggaggcagaggtggtggtgagccaagattgtgccattgcacttgagcctgggcaacaagagcgaaactccatcacaaaaacaaaacaaagcaaaaaaaaaaacagttaaaagagGCGGAAACCCTAATTCAGGGGCCACCACTTTGTAACCCTGAATGGGCCATTTTACCttcctggcctcagttttcttctctttaacaGGGAGAAAACTTGGTTTTGCCTTCAGGTTGTTAGTGTTAGGGTTACATGATCTATATCTGAAAAAGAATGTTCCTTGtacaacatttttaataattactacattttgtttgcattttttcatttctgtagatTACCTACTGTGTCATATTACCAAAAGATATCACCTGGAACGTTTGCGTTAAGATTCACAGACAGCAACATGCTTAAGCACCAAAACTGTAACCTTAACCCATGTGGGGTCACTTTTGCTGAAAGAGTAGGATTTTGTAGGATTATTGACATTGCTTTGTAAAATGTCCTTGTTCTAATATGGTTATGCTCTATGTTAGATGATACCTGCTTAATATAGAATTATACTTTTCTTGTTGCATTCactgacttttatattttagattgGTACATGGTTCAGTAAAACACAGATTACAGTGGGAATGTCCTCCTGAAAGTCTTTCATTTGATCCACTTCTTATTACTTTAGCCGAGGTAAATATGCTATCTCttctattaggaaaaaaatgttaaaaattgcattaaatgtTACTTTGTAGCTTGTCAGTAAATTTCATTCTGTGCTTTTGAAAAAGGAAGCACACAATAGGCATTGAAACACCACACCCCCTTAGGAAATAATTATGATTCTTATATAGTTATTTGAAATTGATTAATCAGCTTTGTAAACATGGAATTAGTCTGCATAGGGATTTATAGATAACTGGATGAAATATttgtacttatttaaaaaaatacgtgGACTCATAATGAGGAGAGAGATTTTTTGGTAGTAGTGAAATCAGGGAAACATCCGGGATTAAACTGAAAACTGTCAGATAGTGGTAAGTGGTTCTGTGTACAACCAATTGTGTTGACATGATGTGTTTCTTAGGGAATTGAGACTATCTACCTAAGTGTTCTTTTGGAGAACACTCCAGCTCTCTGCTTTACTTGTACATTTCCAGTACAATATCATGGAGGTAGTTTTataggctatttaaaaaaaaaaaaaaaaaaaaacttttgatagCTTTCTTTATATAGTTTAACATTTGTGTCAGGAAAAATGTTGGTGGAGTCTTAGCTTCAAGTGAATCATTGCTATCTTCTATGAATTTTATTCCTAGAATTAGAATCAGAAGTAGAGCAATGAATTAACCAGCTGTCTtgtatttaaacttttaattacTTGCCTTGTTAAAAGTTAAGGATCATTTTGTTGTCATTAGTAAGAAACAAATGATTCGAGTTTGGGTGATATTAGTAATAAAACACCTGAGTTCTTTCACTGATAGTTTTACTTAGATTAGTTACTACTGTGTAACTTACTCTATAAACATGGCAGTACCTTTTTAGGTTAATATCATTTGCCTTTCCTATAAAACCTGTGGGGAGGACCAAGTGggagcagaagagaaaaaagtaatttttccaaTTGAGattctttaattaaaatgaaacatcAAAGTCTCTAGTTCCTCctttaattttccaaatatgtTTACTCTCTTAAGGGTAAACTAACCAGTTACTAGCAAAAactataagtttttgtttttcttaatttattgctTAGTATTACAGGTAGTATATTTTTACAGGTAGCCTATTTTGAAATTCAGTTCTGAAGTTGGCATTAAAGGTTAGAttgggtactgtggctcatgcttgtaatcccagcactttaggaggccaaggcgggaggatcaattgagcccagaagtttgagaccagcttgagcaacatagggagaccctgtttctacaaaagaaaaaaaaattcatgttagccaggcacagtagagtgagatgctgtctcaaacacacacacacacacacacacacacacacacacaaaatttgtaATGTTTCCTTAGTTCTTATTTAAACTTTAAGCCTTTTGTACCGGGTAGCAaaccatgtttttgttgttgttgttgttgttttttgttttttgtttttagactaATCAAAACTGGTGATAGCTTGGAAAGTGTACTGTAGCTAATCACATTGTACAGGGAGTGCTTTAATTTGGGATATCTTTAAAGGGACTCTAACTTCTGCTTAAAGTCAGCTTTTTATGTACCTATTGTCCAAATGtcaatgcttttctttctgtattgAGTAGATGTTTGTCTTTCTCCTGGCCTCATTTTCTAACAGATAAGTAGTGACAGAAGAACCATGGCTGAAATCCACTTCAGCTTTTAATCTGAGAGTTATCTCTAAAATGAATAGGATACAGGACACTGCTAAGATGATAGAACCTGTGATCCAAAATGATACCCATGTGCTTGGCAGGATGGTTTTCAAAAGCATGACACCTTTGAGGAAGGGAAATGTTTCATTACTATTTGGAAGCAGATATTTAGGTCTGAAGGACAAATTAGTTGAAAATTAGTATTTCTAAGCATGATTTTGCAGCTGATTATATTTATTCACTTCATAGATAATTAGTCAAACTGAAGGAGTTTAgtgttgattttgtttgttttgctttatcattttgaaaaaagTCAGATGGCCCTTTTGACTCACTGTGATTGGTAAAATCATAAAAGAGTCCTAGCTAATTGTTTCTAATGCATTTAGGGTGAAAGGCATAGTGAGATATGatctgcagtttttaaaaaatattttcatactgcATTTCAGTATtacaaatgatatttaaaatcttAACATGCCTTTAAAATGCATATAGTATAATACTTtctaaatatgttaatataaaatacttaaatatgaaggaaatttattttagaaacttaTTAAGTCATAAAATCACTAAATGTAGTGGGTCTCATAGCCGTGCATTCATAAAGGAGTGGTTATAAACAGAGTAATATGCTCTGCTTTCAGAAAGTGTTTGAGTGTACgtaacaaaatgtttttattatccTAGTgagtttcccttcttttttctgtattttcatttacctttccttttcctccttccatttcctgctttttccttcctccctattttctctttctttttatattttttcttgcctcccctgtttttcatttcttttcttttcctttttcttatttttttctctctcttctcccttccttcccttctgtgGGTAGAGATTACTCCTGTCTCCTGTACGGCTGGCCCTTcctatccatgggttccacatctagggtttcaaccaactgcagatagaaactattaaaaaaaatacagtgcaacaataaaaaatacaaataaaacaaaatataaaaattatttatgaagcATTTGCATTGTAATAggattataagtaatctagagatgatttaaactaTATGAGAGTATGTGCACATAGTGTGCTACTTTATATGAAGAATTTTAGTatccacaggttttggtatccaTTGGGATCCTGGAACCAGTCTCCCTTGGGATACCAAGGGACCCTTTGTCACACAGTTTCTCAGTGTAACTGAAATTGTAACTGCTGAAATTGTAATTATGATTAggaaaacaagaatgaaacttgatttttgtttaagCAAGTAAACATTCAATTTTTCTGTTATTACCATAATGAAATGGGTAGTAAATCATGTTTCCTCTTGGTCTTTGGCAGGGTCTGAGAGAAACCAAGCATCCATACACCTTTGTGTCAAAGGAGGGTTTTAGAGAATTACTTTTGGTCAGAGGTGCTTCTGAAAAAGCTGTTCCTTTGCTACCTAGACTGATTCCTGTGCTAAAGGCAGCTCTGGTATGTCATGTATTTCATTGTACTTTATAGTTGAAAAcatatgatagaaaagaaagctgtaatgTAGTTAAAATattgtgtgtcttttttcctccaaattatatgcaaattagtTCTTTATCTGTGATTTTGATGTATTTGCAGAATTAGGGGACTGTTACTCAGGGCCAGATAACTACATACTTGAAGACATCTTTAGAGGATGTACTAAAGGTAAAAAGGGACATTTTAAGTAATTTGAGGAAGTAATCAACCTCAAATCAGTCTTTCTGTATGCTAGATATATTTTAGTTAATGCTTCAGTCAGatggaaaattttctttttgcttctagATGTCCTGTGttgaaggttatttttaaaattctaggttTTGTTGACTATCTTCTGATTTTAGATGTTTAATCTTACCGTTTTCTCTACTTGCTTACCCTTTTGTctaatctgtcttttctttccttttctcctctcttccctgaTGCCCCTACATCCCCAACTAACCAACCTTACAGGTCCATTCGGATGATGAAGTGTTTGAAAGAGGATTGAATGCCCTAGTTCAGCTAAGTGTTGTTGTTGGTCCTTCTCTAAACGACCATCTGAAGCATCTGCTTACAAGCGTAAGTACTGCAGAGATTAGATAATGATTGGCTATATGTATCATGCACCAATCATCTCTCTTTATGATTTAACAACTTCAAATCTTTaactcaaaactttaaaaatcttatcatccttaacaaaaaatatagaactcattcataaaacattttactaatggacagtattattttattattttttttttaatggaaaacagCTACATGAGCAGAGTTTAGggttataataaaaagtaaaccagccaggcttggtggctcacgcctgtaatcctagtgctttgggggcggaggtgggtggattgcctgagctcaggagtttcagaccagcctgggcaacatggtgaaaccccatctctactagaatacaaaatgttagccaagtgtggtggcatgcgcctgtagtctcagcttcaggaggctgaaggagaattgcttgaacgtgggaggcggaggttatagtgagacgagattgtgccactgcactccagccttggtgacagagcaagacttggtcaaataaaataaaatataaaaggttGAATGGATAAAAGCTAATGAACAGTAAGATGGTATTATGTTCATGTTGAATAACTATGAATTATAAGCAGTGCTCATACACTGTCTTGTGTGATCATATATTACCAAACACATTTaagtatttttggttttcattgtgaTGTTTTAGTGAATCTGTAAATTGCATTCAGGAAGAGACTTTTTCCTGATATGTGTAACTTTAGTCCTtactataaatatttactggGACCCTGTGCAGCTCCTGAGGTTCCCAAGACCACTCTTAGGTTTGATGATTTGCCAGAACGATCCATGGAACTCAGGAAAGCTGTTATTCACTGTTACAGTTTCTtataacaaaaaaagattaaaagcagCATAGGTAACAGGCACATAGGGCAGGGTCCAGGAGATACCGGGCATggagttttcagttttcttctcctAGTGGAGTTGTTCATGCAGTGTTTACTTCTTCCAGCAACAATGTGTGGCAACGTGCATGGAGTATTGCCAACTAGAGAAGCTCACCTGAGCCTTAGTGTCCAGGATTTTTATTGGTGTCTGTCATGCAGGCAAGACTGCCTGCCTGTGTGGTTGACATTAGTCTACACCCTCTCTAGAAGTCGAACTAATACCCTGTGAACCAAAGTTCTGATCATAAATCACATTGTATAGACTACCTGGTGTTGCCCGAAACTCCCATGTTGACAAGGATACCCTATCTGGCAGGACATTCCAAGAGCTTAGAGGTTATCATTAAAGAGCTAGGGGCAAGGGCCAAACATTAGGCAAGGGACATACATACCGTTAGAAAGATTAACGTCTTAGGTAGGACCTCCCTGTCTGCGTTCTTCTGTATTTCACAGCTGAGGTATGATTTTGATCATGGGTCCACTGTTTTTTCTTGGATCCATCCATATGAGAGATCCTAGAACTATATTTTTAACTTCCTATTCCACAAATAGTGTAATACACACCAAGAACCACCTGGTTAACACTGTAAGAAGTAGGGGCGATGGTGACTATCAGGATAGATATGCTCATAAGTGGTAGATGAAATTCCATGAGGTTTCAGGTGAGGAGAAGACATAGTGAGAATAGTCTCTCAAGCCTTGACATTTGAGGAGTCTtaggacagaagaaagagaatcTTGGCAGATAATTGTAAGCTTCATGTCAGGGGGTGTGGCTGACCAGCTACGGGAATTTCACACTAATGTACAAAGTGATTCATTGAAATATTCAGTAGTTTAATAATCGTCTCTTGCACTCTGCTATCCTGTTTTGTGCCAGGTGTGCCAAGCATTGAGAAGATAATCCTGAGCAGAAACAGGCATGCTCTCAGCCCTTGTGGAGATtgttggttttgattttgttttttgtgtttgttttttgcaggTGGGTGGGGGATGTAGAAATAAGCAGCAAGGACATCTGCTGAGAATATTGGGATGGAGTCAAGGGGAAGTGATATGTAGAGAAAAGGAATCACACTGGATCCTTCCTCAAAGTCAGTCAAGCAAGGCTTCCTAAATAGCCTCTCAGTCCCACCTCCAGTGGCAGAAAAGGCCAGATTAACAATTGtacacatttgttttgttttttaatctttctggGTCAGTGGCATTTATCTTTGGTCATTTACATTCCTCAGAGCTCTCATTTTCCTAGACAAGGACTGGAAGGTTATCTAGCTTTCCTGGgctgccagcattttgggaagacCTAGACACCACCCTGACCGTCCGATCCTGGTATTATATAAAGAGCTCTAGAAATAGGTTGTGTGAGGGTTAGTTCCTGGTCTGTTACCACTCACTATGAGACAGACACCACTGAGGATGTCAGTGAGTTGCTATCGGACCCCCTTCGTCCCTCACCCCCATCTTCCATACCTTTCAGCCTCAAAGCCTTGTTTTTCATCTGGTTTACAGACTTCTACATTAGATGCTTATTGGAAGAAAGGGTATTCTTCTAGAAGAAATTTTTCAAAACCAGTTACTGAACCCCTATATACAACTCATTTTTTCCTGTATGCAAAATAAACTATACCTTTCCTGAGCTACAAATGTATGGGACTTTACAGAGGGAATAAATCACCTAAAAATCTTGCTTAAAATGCAGAATCTGGGCTTCTGCCCTGGGATTCCGGTTAAGTATGACATGAgacccaagaatctgcatttttaaacagcatctcaagtgattctgatgctgaTGGCCCCTGGATCTGCCTATTAACCTCTGTGCTATACAGGGTGTATACAGATTCAGTAGGGTAATGCAGTCTGAAGAAAGCAACTGGAAGACTAGAGAGGGACC
This genomic window contains:
- the PACRGL gene encoding PACRG-like protein isoform X1, which codes for MRKSEGSGGTQLKNRARGDYDQRTSSSTQIKHRNAVQGSKSSLSTSSPESARKLHPRPSDKLNPKTINPFGEQSRAPSAFAAIYSKGGIPCRLVHGSVKHRLQWECPPESLSFDPLLITLAEGLRETKHPYTFVSKEGFRELLLVRGASEKAVPLLPRLIPVLKAALVHSDDEVFERGLNALVQLSVVVGPSLNDHLKHLLTSLSKRLMDKKFKEPITSALQKLEQRGGSGSLSIIKSKIPTYCSICC
- the PACRGL gene encoding PACRG-like protein isoform X4, encoding MRKSEGSGGTQLKNRARGDYDQRTSSSTQIKHRNAVQGSKSSLSTSSPESARKLHPRPSDKLNPKTINPVHSDDEVFERGLNALVQLSVVVGPSLNDHLKHLLTSGSLSIIKSKIPTYCSICC
- the PACRGL gene encoding PACRG-like protein isoform X2, with the translated sequence MRKSEGSGGTQLKNRARGDYDQRTSSSTQIKHRNAVQGSKSSLSTSSPESARKLHPRPSDKLNPKTINPFGEQSRAPSAFAAIYSKGGIPCRLVHGSVKHRLQWECPPESLSFDPLLITLAEGLRETKHPYTFVSKEGFRELLLVRGASEKAVPLLPRLIPVLKAALVHSDDEVFERGLNALVQLSVVVGPSLNDHLKHLLTSGSLSIIKSKIPTYCSICC
- the PACRGL gene encoding PACRG-like protein isoform X3, encoding MRKSEGSGGTQLKNRARGDYDQRTSSSTQIKHRNAVQGSKSSLSTSSPESARKLHPRPSDKLNPKTINPGLRETKHPYTFVSKEGFRELLLVRGASEKAVPLLPRLIPVLKAALVHSDDEVFERGLNALVQLSVVVGPSLNDHLKHLLTSGSLSIIKSKIPTYCSICC